One segment of Agrococcus sp. ProA11 DNA contains the following:
- the alaS gene encoding alanine--tRNA ligase, translating into MQTAEIHRRFLAHFERRDHTILPSASLVSDDPAIMFTIAGMVPFIPYLSGSVPAPWPRVADVQKCIRTNDIEEVGRTPRHGTFFQMAGNWSFGDYFKREAIDYAWQLLTNSEADGGYGFDPKKLWATVYLTDDEAERLWLEVTDIDAERIQRLGLEDNYWMTGQPGPAGPDSEIFYDLGPEYGPDGGPATGSDRYVEIWNLVFMQDEIADVRSKTEFTIVRELPKKNIDTGMGLERIAFLKQGVQNMYEIDQVRPVLDLASELSGRRYGADHEDDVRMRVVADHVRSSLMLMGDGVTPGNDGRGYILRRLMRRSVRAMRLLGVHEATFPTLFRASYDAMSLAYPDLQETFPRIERMAIAEEETFLKTLESGSTVLDLAMQDVRASSGQVVPGKTAFLLHDTYGFPIDLTMEIAEEAGLEVDRSTFETLMSEQRTRAKADAKARRRQLADLSVYSELRGKGETAFLGYDELEADGEVIGIIADGATVPAASVDQEVEVILTATPLYAEAGGQDSDQGRLIGNGFEAEVLDVQRPVQGLISHTVRITSGEMVVGDIARAVVDPRYRRGANTAHSATHLVHAALRQLLGPDAVQAGSYNKAGYMRLDFSWTSPLSSDMRQELEGIANSAIRDDLPVETRVMPLDEAKALGAMSLFGEKYGSTVRMVDIGGPWSRELCGGTHVGSSSQVGLISITSESSVGSGARRVEAAVGADAFEQLVAERTLVSELTSMLKTPKEQLPGRIQEIVASLKTAEKRIADFESKQLAGRAKPIADAAERLGSVRLASVDLGGVGSQDDLRSLATQVRERLGAEAAVVAIGGAVDGRPAIVVATNQAARDAGVAAGPLAKAAATVLGGGGGGKPDMAQGGGQDAEAMPAALVAVRDGVSR; encoded by the coding sequence ATGCAGACCGCAGAGATCCACCGCCGCTTCCTGGCCCACTTCGAGCGGCGCGATCACACGATCCTCCCCTCCGCCTCGCTGGTGAGCGACGACCCGGCGATCATGTTCACGATCGCCGGCATGGTGCCGTTCATCCCGTACCTCTCGGGAAGCGTGCCCGCACCGTGGCCCCGGGTGGCGGACGTGCAGAAGTGCATTCGCACCAACGACATCGAAGAGGTCGGCCGCACGCCCAGGCACGGCACGTTCTTCCAGATGGCGGGCAACTGGTCGTTCGGCGACTACTTCAAGCGCGAGGCGATCGACTACGCCTGGCAGTTGCTGACGAACTCCGAGGCCGACGGCGGCTACGGCTTCGACCCGAAGAAGCTGTGGGCGACGGTCTACCTCACCGATGACGAGGCCGAGCGGCTGTGGCTCGAGGTCACCGACATCGATGCCGAGCGCATCCAGCGACTGGGCCTCGAGGACAACTACTGGATGACCGGGCAGCCGGGCCCGGCCGGACCCGACTCCGAGATCTTCTACGACCTGGGGCCCGAGTACGGGCCCGACGGCGGCCCCGCGACCGGATCGGACCGCTACGTCGAGATCTGGAACCTCGTCTTCATGCAGGACGAGATCGCCGACGTGCGCTCGAAGACCGAGTTCACGATCGTGCGCGAGCTGCCGAAGAAGAACATCGACACCGGCATGGGCCTCGAGCGGATCGCCTTCTTGAAGCAGGGCGTGCAGAACATGTACGAGATCGACCAGGTGCGCCCGGTCCTCGATCTCGCGAGCGAGCTCTCCGGCCGCCGCTACGGCGCCGACCACGAGGACGACGTGCGGATGCGCGTGGTCGCCGACCATGTGCGCTCCTCGCTCATGCTCATGGGCGACGGCGTCACGCCGGGCAACGACGGGCGCGGCTACATCCTGCGCCGCCTCATGCGCCGCTCGGTGCGAGCGATGCGCCTGCTGGGCGTGCACGAGGCGACCTTCCCCACGCTCTTCCGCGCCAGCTACGACGCGATGTCGCTGGCGTACCCGGATCTGCAGGAGACCTTCCCGCGCATCGAGCGCATGGCGATCGCCGAGGAGGAGACGTTCCTGAAGACGCTCGAGTCCGGCTCGACCGTGCTCGACCTCGCCATGCAGGACGTGCGCGCGTCCTCCGGGCAGGTGGTGCCCGGCAAGACCGCGTTCCTGCTGCATGACACCTACGGCTTCCCCATCGACCTGACGATGGAGATCGCCGAGGAGGCTGGCCTCGAGGTCGACCGCTCGACGTTCGAAACGCTCATGAGCGAGCAGCGCACGCGCGCCAAGGCCGACGCCAAGGCCCGCCGCCGCCAGCTCGCCGACCTCTCGGTCTACTCCGAGCTGCGTGGCAAGGGCGAGACGGCCTTCCTCGGCTACGACGAGCTGGAGGCCGACGGCGAGGTCATCGGCATCATCGCCGACGGCGCGACCGTGCCCGCCGCATCCGTCGACCAGGAGGTCGAGGTCATCCTCACCGCCACGCCGCTGTATGCGGAGGCGGGCGGTCAGGACAGCGACCAGGGCCGCCTGATCGGCAACGGCTTCGAGGCGGAGGTGCTCGACGTGCAGCGCCCGGTGCAGGGCCTCATCAGCCACACGGTGCGGATCACGAGCGGCGAGATGGTCGTCGGCGACATCGCTCGCGCCGTCGTCGACCCGCGCTACCGGCGCGGCGCCAACACGGCGCACTCGGCCACGCACCTCGTGCACGCGGCCCTGCGCCAGCTGCTCGGCCCCGATGCCGTGCAGGCCGGCTCCTACAACAAGGCCGGCTACATGCGGCTCGACTTCTCCTGGACCAGCCCGCTCTCGAGCGACATGCGGCAGGAGCTCGAGGGCATCGCCAACAGCGCGATCCGCGACGACCTGCCGGTGGAGACCCGCGTCATGCCGCTCGACGAGGCGAAGGCCCTCGGCGCGATGTCGCTGTTCGGCGAGAAGTACGGCTCCACGGTGCGCATGGTCGACATCGGCGGCCCCTGGTCGCGCGAGCTGTGCGGCGGCACGCACGTCGGCTCGTCGAGCCAGGTCGGGCTCATCTCCATCACGAGCGAGTCGAGCGTCGGCTCGGGTGCGCGCCGCGTCGAGGCGGCGGTGGGCGCGGATGCCTTCGAGCAGCTGGTCGCCGAGCGCACGCTCGTCAGCGAGCTGACCTCGATGCTGAAGACCCCCAAAGAGCAGCTCCCCGGCCGCATCCAGGAGATCGTCGCGTCGCTCAAGACGGCCGAGAAGCGCATCGCCGACTTCGAGTCGAAGCAGCTCGCGGGCCGCGCCAAGCCGATCGCCGACGCGGCCGAGCGGCTGGGCTCCGTGCGCCTTGCCAGCGTCGACCTCGGCGGAGTCGGGTCGCAGGACGACCTGCGCTCGCTCGCCACGCAGGTGCGCGAGCGGCTCGGTGCCGAGGCAGCAGTCGTCGCCATCGGCGGCGCCGTCGACGGTCGCCCCGCGATCGTGGTCGCCACGAACCAGGCGGCCAGGGACGCGGGCGTCGCAGCCGGTCCGCTGGCGAAGGCCGCGGCGACGGTGCTCGGCGGCGGCGGCGGCGGCAAGCCTGACATGGCGCAGGGCGGCGGACAGGACGCGGAGGCGATGCCCGCCGCACTCGTGGCCGTGCGCGACGGAGTGAGCCGCTGA